One Brassica napus cultivar Da-Ae chromosome C4, Da-Ae, whole genome shotgun sequence genomic region harbors:
- the LOC106427653 gene encoding uncharacterized protein LOC106427653 produces MASLIISTPFPGSLTQSKKTSKLSVQRAFKVTSMQTPLEELYNVKVERKVSQRRLEELGVSRWSVWKTGKCKLPWDWQVDQLVYIEEGEVRVVPEGSKRYMQFLAGDLVRYPKWLEADLFFNAPYRERYCFKAYGDD; encoded by the coding sequence ATGGCAAGTCTGATAATCTCCACACCATTCCCAGGCTCTCTCACTCAATCCAAGAAAACGAGTAAACTCTCTGTTCAGAGAGCCTTTAAGGTAACCTCTATGCAGACACCGTTGGAAGAGCTGTACAACGTCAAAGTGGAAAGGAAAGTGTCACAGAGACGGTTAGAAGAGCTCGGTGTTTCGAGATGGTCGGTTTGGAAGACGGGGAAATGTAAATTGCCATGGGACTGGCAGGTGGATCAGCTGGTTTACATAGAAGAAGGAGAGGTTCGTGTTGTGCCCGAAGGAAGCAAGAGGTATATGCAGTTTTTAGCTGGAGATCTTGTTCGTTACCCTAAATGGTTAGAGGCTGATCTTTTCTTTAACGCTCCTTACCGCGAACGGTATTGTTTCAAGGCTTATGGTGATGATTGA